The proteins below come from a single Aegilops tauschii subsp. strangulata cultivar AL8/78 chromosome 6, Aet v6.0, whole genome shotgun sequence genomic window:
- the LOC141025946 gene encoding uncharacterized protein, with the protein MALVPHGGGAGGSATMAMPMLTADNYMVWAIKAQAILDVHTVWEAVAPGDAAVNAKKDKMESTKLTAREVWDSLKVRFVGADRVRVARLGTLRGEFDWMKMADGEELDVYGGRLAAMAARYANLGEALGNATLVKKLLDTVPDRLFPVVAGIEQFHDVTTMAFDEALGWLRAFDERVRRRGQDGGERGGEQLLMTAAQWAARVRRHGGARDDDDGPSMASGSVGNRRRRCYKCGEHGHFRRECLQLRKGPSAEQALLAGANVDDDGLL; encoded by the exons ATGGCGCTCGTCCcacacggcggcggcgcgggcggatCGGCGACGATGGCGATGCCGATGCTGACCGCGGACAACTACATGGTCTGGGCCATCAAGGCGCAGGCGATCCTCGACGTCCACACCGTATGGGAGGCGGTGGCGCCGGGCGACGCGGCGGTGAACGCCAAGAAGGACAAGATGGA GTCGACGAAGCTCACCGCCAGGGAGGTATGGGACTCCCTGAAGGTGAGGTTTGTCGGTGCCGATCGGGTCCGCGTGGCGAGGCTGGGGACGCTGCGCGGCGAATTCGACTGGATGAAGATGGCGGATGGCGAGGAGCTCGACGTGTACGGCGGGAGGCtcgcggcgatggcggcgaggtATGCCAACCTCGGGGAGGCGCTGGGCAACGCAACACTTGTCAAGAAGTTGCTGGATACGGTGCCGGATCGCCTCTTCCCCGTCGTCGCCGGCATCGAGCAGTTCCACGATGTGACGACGATGGCGTTCGACGAAGCGCTCGGGTGGCTGCGTGCGTTCGACGAGCGGGTTCGGCGCCGTGGACAAGACGGCGGCGAGCGCGGGGGTGAGCAGCTGCTCATGACGGCGGCGCAGTGGGCAGCACGGGTGCGTCGACACGGCGGTGCTCGGGACGACGACGACGGGCCCAGCATGGCGTCGGGGAGCGTCGGCAACAGGCGCAGGCGCTGCTACAAGTGCGGGGAGCACGGGCACTTCCGGCGCGAGTGCCTGCAGCTACGGAAAGGACCGTCGGCGGAGCAGGCTCTCTTGGCCGGTGCCAACGTCGACGACGACGGACTCCTCTAG
- the LOC109744237 gene encoding protein CYTOKININ-RESPONSIVE GATA TRANSCRIPTION FACTOR 1 — MSTIYMSQLSTLPLMDGDQDQGHFQAFHLPKDPPVLFPFMIDNPVEHQGQGYGDQHSRQQFFGESNQQFNDHMMMSGGSADVFATCSPFGPTIQSIGSDMIQRSSYNSYDFEATHAGDGSTSQWASAKSPVKMRIMRKAPTNDHQGGTARKPRRRAQAHQGDESQQLQHPMGVIRVCSDCNTTKTPLWRSGPCGPKSLCNACGIRQRKARRAMAAAAATAATNGGVASASSGGVAVGAAQASDASQAVKATKKEKRAADLDRSLPFKKRCKMVDHPTVTTTKAVAVDATPKDQDHVVAEDGAMVERLSKADPPAAFTHGFMRDEITDAAMLLMTLSCGLVRS; from the exons ATGTCTACCATCTACATGAGCCAGCTATCTACTCTCCCTCTAATGGATGGAGATCAAGATCAAGGGCACTTTCAAGCCTTTCATCTACCCAAAGATCCTCCTGTCTTGTTCCCTTTCATGATCGACAACCCTGTGGAGCATCAAGGGCAAGGCTATGGAGACCAGCACTCGAGGCAGCAATTTTTTGGTGAATCTAATCAGCAG TTCAATGATCACATGATGATGAGCGGAGGATCTGCGGACGTCTTCGCCACATGCTCCCCGTTCGGACCTACCATCCAAAGCATCGGCAGTGACATGATCCAGAGATCCTCATACAATTCCTATGATTTCGAAGCCACACATGCCGGCGATGGATCGACCAGCCAGTGGGCATCCGCCAAATCGCCGGTGAAGATGAGGATCATGAGAAAGGCGCCAACGAATGATCACCAAGGAGGGACGGCGAGAAAGCCAAGGAGAAGGGCACAAGCACACCAAGGTGATGAGAGCCAGCAGCTGCAGCATCCCATGGGTGTTATCAGAGTGTGCTCAGACTGCAACACCACCAAGACTCCCTTGTGGAGGAGTGGTCCTTGTGGCCCCAAG TCTCTTTGCAACGCATGCGGCATACGCCAAAGGAAGGCTCGCCGCGCCATGGCTGCAGCGGCGGCCACTGCCGCCACCAACGGTGGGGTGGCGTCTGCTTCCAGTGGCGGTGTGGCGGTGGGGGCCGCGCAGGCAAGCGACGCATCACAAGCAGTGAAGGCAACAAAGAAGGAGAAGAGGGCTGCGGATCTCGACCGGTCCCTGCCGTTCAAGAAGAGGTGCAAGATGGTTGATCATCCTACCGTTACCACCACCAAGGCCGTGGCTGTCGACGCCACTCCGAAGGATCAAGATCACGTTGTGGCCGAGGACGGCGCCATGGTGGAGAGACTGAGCAAAGCCGATCCGCCGGCAGCGTTCACTCACGGCTTCATGCGCGACGAGATCACCGATGCCGCCATGCTGCTCATGACCCTATCCTGCGGTCTTGTTCGCAGCTAG